Proteins encoded in a region of the Anopheles ziemanni chromosome 2, idAnoZiCoDA_A2_x.2, whole genome shotgun sequence genome:
- the LOC131292092 gene encoding troponin C, isoallergen Bla g 6.0101-like encodes MSVDDLDKAQLELLRNAFNAFDQEKKGCIGTQMVGTILSMLGHQLDDKMLKEIIDEVDADGSGELEFEEFVTLAARFMVEEDAEAMQQELKEAFRLYDKEGNGYITTQVLREILKELDDNLTNEDLDMMIEEIDSDGSGTVDFDEFMEVMTGGDD; translated from the exons GATGATCTGGATAAAGCTCAGTTGGAAC TGCTCCGCAATGCGTTCAACGCGTTCGATCAGGAGAAGAAGGGATGCATCGGCACGCAGATGGTCGGTACGATCCTCAGCATGTTGGGCCACCAGCTCGACGACAAGATGCTGAAGGAGATCATCGATGAAGTCGATGCCGACGGTTCCGGTGAGCTGGAGTTCGAGGAGTTCGTCACGCTCGCGGCCCGCTTCATGGTTGAGGAGGATGCCGAGGCGATGCAGCAGGAGCTGAAGGAGGCCTTCCGTCTGTACGACAAGGAGGGTAACGGCTACATCACCACCCAGGTGCTGCGCGAAATCCTCAAGGAGCTGGACGACAACCTGACCAACGAGGATCTGGACATGATGATCGAGGAAATCGATTCCGACGGCTCCGGAACCGTGGACTTCGATG AATTCATGGAAGTCATGACCGGTGGTGATGACTAA